The proteins below come from a single Cannabis sativa cultivar Pink pepper isolate KNU-18-1 chromosome 3, ASM2916894v1, whole genome shotgun sequence genomic window:
- the LOC115710623 gene encoding uncharacterized protein LOC115710623 produces the protein MVEKLENTSKKLDPEIDINNAKLITDKHHPEVEKGQTYKDKETLKNVLSYYAIKNNFQYKVWKSCSQEYNLKCVYESCNWSLRASRNGPTNTFIIRRFSKIHTCPINIRHEDQRQATSKLIGECIKPKFLNIKTKATPMDIKGELKYRYGIKMNYMKAWRSKEHAVYVLRGNASHSYSLILSFLHMVEKTNPGSVVDLKTTEDNNLLFVFMALDASIKGWGACRPIVVVDGTFLKAAYGGILLCACTQDAAGHIFPLAFCVADSENDQYWKWFFKKFKEAYGVREHQCLISDRNESLIKAAREMYPEITHSYCGYHILSNLKTSFKQHAAKYNLPFFGAVKAYTEKQFEFHTAELDGLDKRIGPYLKKRQL, from the coding sequence ATGGTAGAAAAACttgaaaacaccagtaaaaaacTGGATCCAGAAATCGACATCAACAATGCAAAGTTAATAACAGACAAGCATCACCCCGAAGTGGAAAAAGGACAGACATACAAAGACAAGGAAACTCTGAAGAATGTCCTCAGCTACTACGCAATCAAAAACAACTTTCAGTACAAAGTGTGGAAGTCCTGCTCTCAAGAGTACAATCTGAAATGTGTTTACGAAAGCTGCAATTGGTCTCTACGAGCATCGAGAAATGGCCCAACAAACACATTTATAATCAGGAGGTTCTCAAAAATCCACACATGCCCCATAAATATTAGGCATGAAGACCAAAGGCAAGCAACATCGAAACTGATTGGGGAATGCATAAAACCGAAGTTTCTGAACATAAAGACAAAGGCAACACCGATGGACATAAAAGGAGAGTTAAAATACAGATATGGCATCAAGATGAACTACATGAAAGCTTGGAGAAGTAAGGAACATGCAGTTTATGTCTTAAGAGGAAACGCTAGTCACTCGTACAGCCTAATACTGAGTTTCTTACACATGGTGGAAAAAACAAACCCAGGATCAGTTGTGGATCTGAAAACAACAGAAGACAACAACTTGCTTTTTGTTTTCATGGCGTTGGACGCATCCATAAAAGGGTGGGGAGCATGCAGACCAATAGTTGTAGTGGACGGAACATTCCTCAAAGCAGCTTATGGGGGAATTTTGTTGTGCGCATGCACACAAGATGCAGCAGGTCATATTTTTCCACTAGCGTTTTGTGTTGCAGATTCTGAGAATGACCAATATTGGAAATGgttcttcaaaaaatttaaagaagcgTATGGGGTCAGGGAACACCAATGCCTAATTTCAGACAGGAATGAAAGCCTCATCAAAGCAGCAAGAGAAATGTATCCAGAAATTACACACAGTTACTGCGGGTACCACATTTTGAGCAACCTTAAAACAAGCTTCAAACAACATGCTGCCAAATACAATCTGCCATTCTTTGGAGCAGTCAAAGCCTACACAGAAAAGCAATTCGAGTTCCACACGGCTGAATTGGATGGATTGGACAAACGCATAGGACCTTACCTAAAAAAAAGGCAGTTATGA
- the LOC115710624 gene encoding uncharacterized protein LOC115710624 — MTSNISESLNAANLAARELPITTLLECLRALAQQWTHTNRTKAHNTFTKLSPAGEDILLKNYTYSLNLEVKATTNYLFEVTRMKESWEVDLEKRTCTCNRFQVDEMSCGHAVAVMREMNMDPYTYCSDYYTKKNFLATYSGTVYPIGHQSEWEVPEEVKNIIVLPPHERVKSGRPKTLRRKAGWEKDQHNKCSKCGELGHNKRTCSRRRRRE, encoded by the exons ATGACCTCAAACATATCAGAATCACTGAACGCTGCAAATCTAGCAGCAAGGGAGCTACCAATTACAACCCTGCTAGAATGCTTGAGAGCATTGGCGCAACAATGGACGCATACTAATAGGACAAAAGCACACAACACCTTTACTAAGCTATCACCAGCTGGAGAAGACATATTGCTGAAAAATTACACATACTCATTGAATCTGGAG GTTAAAGCAACAACAAATTACTTGTTCGAGGTAACAAGAATGAAAGAATCGTGGGAAGTAGACCTAGAAAAAAGAACATGCACGTGCAACAGGTTCCAAGTAGATGAAATGTCGTGCGGGCACGCTGTGGCCGTGATGAGGGAGATGAACATGGACCCGTACACCTACTGTTCAGAttactacacaaaaaaaaatttcctGGCAACTTATTCAGGGACAGTTTACCCAATAGGACACCAAAGTGAGTGGGAGGTACCGGAAGAAGTGAAGAATATTATAGTCTTGCCTCCGCATGAAAGAGTTAAATCAGGAAGACCAAAAACATTAAGAAGGAAAGCTGGATGGGAAAAGGATCAACACAACAAGTGCAGCAAATGTGGGGAACTGGggcataacaaaagaacatgcAGCAGAAGACGTAGAAgggaataa